A window of Edaphobacter lichenicola contains these coding sequences:
- a CDS encoding alpha-galactosidase encodes MILKLNRTSAASFVFSLVLAFAVTNCIRAQSSNVSYAKTVVVNVDSKTGEITLRWRDGSELDGLTSNVTLTDGRLLTTDAYTRHKVINGTHEITIEHTKLGLPTLIQRVYISAGRPWVEIQAELDASTTPVATNRFVAVRVQGEGAFQMVHQDVLRVLHVPYDNDMWFRFNAAALQQPDQIITSNEVTTIYDNASRRGFVFGSLTHDVWKTSLTMHAQSGSLKDIEVFGGLQGQLGERSDTHDFVAHGVVSGNKVLSPRVMVGEFSDWRSGMEAYGKRNAELHPQLAWAGPRPLGWNSWAAYADKINRQRYIASAQFVRDKLSPEGFSRKVVYINFDAFWSSLDGVALEDAMATVKSMRSNDGTVFEPGIYWTPFAAWGDDPDAFVEGTNGKYRYRDILLKGPDGAFLPTVDGGKPIDPTAPGTRLRTQFYIDTLAKMGFKYLKLDFLSHGALEGKHADPAIQTGTEAYNLGMQDVLKANAGRMFLSLSIAPLFPSGYGHARRLSCDTKGHISGKDQSTEYMLNALTYAWWTDESLYIIDPDHIPLGTKADEGARNLVEARSRLLSTIVSGGMILDSTRLADDPEGQAMALQVYNNRALMKVGDEGKVFRPVEGDTGDAAARVFARSSAHGYYIAVFNYDDKETHTIQVNLNRIDPEFKGSVARDVASGVSAPVSGSDIPVVLTPSESRLIEVSGPSERIRGESRGAKNKVR; translated from the coding sequence ATGATTCTGAAGCTGAATCGAACATCCGCGGCATCATTTGTCTTCTCTCTTGTTCTCGCGTTTGCGGTGACCAATTGCATTCGCGCGCAGAGTTCTAACGTGTCCTACGCGAAAACTGTCGTGGTGAACGTCGATTCTAAAACGGGCGAGATCACTCTGCGATGGAGGGATGGAAGCGAGTTAGATGGGCTCACGTCAAATGTAACTCTGACTGACGGACGTCTGCTTACCACTGACGCGTACACAAGGCACAAAGTCATTAACGGCACCCATGAGATCACGATCGAACATACTAAGCTCGGGCTGCCCACCCTGATTCAGCGTGTTTATATCTCAGCCGGAAGGCCGTGGGTAGAGATCCAAGCTGAACTCGATGCCTCGACCACCCCTGTTGCGACTAATCGCTTCGTCGCCGTGCGGGTACAGGGAGAAGGAGCATTTCAGATGGTGCACCAGGACGTACTGCGTGTACTCCACGTACCGTATGACAATGATATGTGGTTTCGCTTCAACGCTGCAGCTCTACAACAACCCGATCAAATTATCACAAGCAACGAGGTAACGACGATCTACGACAACGCAAGCCGTCGCGGCTTTGTTTTCGGATCGTTGACGCACGATGTCTGGAAGACCTCGTTGACTATGCACGCACAGAGCGGGTCGCTGAAAGACATCGAGGTCTTCGGCGGTTTGCAGGGGCAGCTCGGCGAACGGAGCGATACGCATGACTTTGTCGCTCATGGTGTCGTGAGCGGCAATAAGGTGCTGTCTCCCCGCGTGATGGTGGGAGAGTTCAGTGACTGGCGCAGTGGCATGGAAGCTTACGGCAAACGGAACGCCGAACTGCATCCACAGCTCGCCTGGGCCGGTCCGCGTCCATTGGGCTGGAATAGTTGGGCCGCATACGCCGACAAGATCAATCGCCAACGCTACATCGCTTCCGCACAGTTCGTACGCGACAAGCTAAGCCCTGAAGGATTTTCGCGGAAGGTGGTCTACATCAACTTCGATGCGTTTTGGTCTAGTCTCGACGGGGTTGCTCTCGAAGACGCGATGGCCACTGTGAAATCGATGAGATCGAACGACGGCACCGTCTTCGAACCCGGCATCTATTGGACTCCATTCGCTGCCTGGGGCGACGATCCCGACGCATTCGTAGAGGGCACGAATGGAAAGTACCGGTATCGCGACATTCTGCTTAAAGGGCCTGACGGCGCATTTTTGCCGACCGTTGACGGTGGCAAACCTATTGATCCGACCGCGCCGGGCACACGTCTGCGGACGCAATTCTATATCGACACGCTCGCGAAGATGGGCTTCAAGTATCTCAAGCTAGACTTTCTAAGCCACGGCGCACTGGAAGGCAAACACGCTGATCCCGCGATTCAGACCGGAACCGAGGCCTATAACCTGGGCATGCAGGACGTTTTGAAGGCGAACGCCGGGCGCATGTTCTTGAGCCTTTCCATCGCCCCGCTGTTCCCTTCCGGCTATGGCCACGCAAGGCGGCTCTCATGCGACACCAAAGGTCACATCAGCGGCAAAGATCAATCCACAGAATATATGTTGAATGCGTTGACATATGCCTGGTGGACGGACGAAAGTTTGTACATTATCGATCCCGACCACATCCCATTAGGGACCAAGGCCGATGAGGGCGCACGCAATCTCGTGGAAGCTCGAAGCCGCCTTCTATCGACGATCGTCAGCGGAGGCATGATTTTGGATAGCACGCGGCTGGCGGACGATCCTGAGGGGCAAGCAATGGCGTTGCAGGTATATAACAATCGCGCTCTCATGAAGGTAGGCGATGAAGGGAAGGTCTTTCGCCCCGTCGAAGGCGACACAGGGGATGCTGCCGCAAGAGTCTTCGCTCGATCATCCGCACACGGTTATTACATTGCCGTGTTCAATTACGACGACAAGGAGACGCACACCATCCAAGTGAATCTCAATCGCATCGATCCCGAATTCAAGGGCTCTGTTGCACGCGATGTCGCCTCCGGCGTCTCCGCTCCGGTGTCAGGAAGCGACATTCCAGTCGTTCTGACACCCTCCGAGTCGCGCCTGATTGAGGTATCCGGCCCGAGCGAGAGGATACGAGGTGAGAGCAGAGGCGCGAAGAACAAGGTGAGATGA
- a CDS encoding alpha-galactosidase: MHCCTAISALRLRIATLVLVLSPCVALYVSAQTTPATIQFDSTSGVFRIDAADSTYVFGINEVQGLQNLYWGRHLAASDRFAAAHSMPEASSFDPSVTVTPQEYVGWGGGLYVDPDLKITFPDGNRDLVLKYVSHRIDGDSLSIVMKDISRDVYVMLNYQADGETGILRRSATVENRTGAPFTVEQIAAGTWSLPRGTDYRLRYLTGRWAGEWNVQERHIEPGKTVLESRRGTTGAQNNPWFAIDRKGAGDQDEGEVWFGALGWSGSWQISVEQDQLQQVRVTGGPNAFDFGYLLKPREKLTTPDFYGGYSDHGIGGASRLMHRYEIDSILPRHPKLKLRPVLYNSWEATGFDVNEAGQMALAEKAASIGVERFVMDDGWFGERKNDHSGLGDWYVNQQKFPHGLNPLIDKVHSLGMDFGLWVEPEMVNPNSDLYRNHPDWVLNFPDRPRTEGRNQLVLNLARPDVRAYIYSFLDKLLTQNDIAFLKWDYNRNWSEPGWPAVTPDTEKNVYVDFTNNYYSILAELRQKHPKVEIESCSGGGSRVDLGIMRYTDEVWPSDNTDAYDRLLIQNGFTYAYSPGVMMAWVTDSPTWVNSRSLSLEYRFLSSMQGSLGIGANLNKWTREDLDEARKMVAVYKSIRETVQRGSLYRLITPENNSEQSVTETVSRDGKQAVTFAFLHSSRELYPFPLLQLRGLEENATYTLSMIAGDVGDGTPTTASGSYWMNHGLDLKLRGDFQALAFTLTRTK; the protein is encoded by the coding sequence ATGCATTGTTGCACAGCTATTTCGGCTCTACGGCTACGTATTGCCACTCTGGTACTGGTCTTATCTCCTTGCGTCGCCCTCTACGTGAGCGCCCAAACCACGCCGGCTACCATCCAGTTCGATTCCACCTCCGGTGTGTTTCGCATCGATGCCGCTGACAGCACCTATGTGTTCGGTATTAATGAAGTACAAGGGCTCCAGAACCTCTATTGGGGCAGGCATCTCGCTGCAAGCGATCGCTTCGCCGCTGCACACAGTATGCCGGAGGCTTCATCGTTCGACCCGTCAGTTACTGTCACTCCACAGGAGTATGTAGGGTGGGGAGGCGGACTCTATGTCGACCCGGACCTGAAGATCACCTTCCCGGACGGCAACCGGGACCTTGTGTTGAAGTACGTCTCGCATCGCATCGATGGAGATAGCCTTTCCATCGTGATGAAAGACATCTCGCGCGATGTATACGTCATGCTTAACTACCAGGCGGATGGGGAGACGGGAATCCTTCGCCGCTCTGCAACGGTAGAGAATCGCACCGGCGCTCCGTTCACGGTGGAGCAGATTGCAGCAGGCACATGGAGTCTCCCGCGTGGCACCGACTATCGGCTTCGCTATCTCACCGGCCGCTGGGCGGGCGAATGGAACGTGCAGGAGCGGCACATTGAGCCGGGTAAAACCGTACTCGAGAGCCGCCGCGGTACAACCGGCGCACAGAATAATCCGTGGTTCGCCATCGACCGCAAAGGCGCAGGCGATCAGGATGAAGGTGAGGTATGGTTCGGCGCTCTCGGCTGGAGCGGGTCATGGCAGATATCAGTGGAGCAGGACCAACTCCAACAGGTGCGCGTAACCGGCGGCCCGAATGCCTTCGACTTCGGTTATCTGCTCAAGCCTCGCGAAAAGCTCACCACGCCGGACTTCTATGGAGGCTACTCTGACCACGGCATCGGTGGTGCATCGCGGCTGATGCATCGTTACGAAATTGACTCGATCTTGCCTCGCCATCCCAAGCTAAAGCTGCGACCCGTCCTCTACAACTCGTGGGAAGCAACTGGCTTTGACGTAAATGAGGCTGGCCAGATGGCGCTCGCCGAAAAAGCTGCAAGCATCGGCGTCGAGCGCTTTGTGATGGATGACGGATGGTTCGGCGAACGCAAGAACGATCATTCCGGCCTCGGCGACTGGTACGTGAACCAGCAAAAATTTCCCCATGGCCTCAACCCGCTCATCGACAAGGTGCACTCGTTAGGCATGGATTTCGGTCTTTGGGTTGAGCCTGAAATGGTGAACCCAAACAGCGATCTTTACCGCAATCATCCTGACTGGGTATTGAACTTCCCAGATCGTCCGCGGACCGAGGGACGCAACCAGCTGGTGTTGAATCTGGCCAGGCCCGATGTGCGGGCGTATATCTACAGTTTTCTCGACAAATTGCTCACACAGAACGACATTGCCTTTCTCAAGTGGGACTACAACCGTAACTGGTCCGAACCCGGCTGGCCGGCGGTTACCCCCGACACAGAGAAGAACGTCTACGTCGACTTCACCAACAACTACTACTCCATCCTCGCCGAGCTGCGGCAGAAGCATCCGAAGGTGGAGATCGAGTCTTGCTCCGGGGGCGGCAGCCGCGTTGATCTCGGGATCATGCGCTACACCGATGAAGTCTGGCCTTCGGACAACACTGATGCTTACGATCGGCTGCTCATCCAGAACGGCTTCACCTATGCATACTCGCCCGGAGTGATGATGGCCTGGGTGACGGACTCACCCACCTGGGTGAACAGTCGGTCACTCTCACTCGAGTATCGTTTCCTGTCGTCCATGCAGGGGTCGCTCGGCATCGGAGCCAACCTGAACAAATGGACGCGCGAAGACCTGGACGAGGCCCGGAAGATGGTCGCTGTATACAAGTCCATTCGTGAAACGGTTCAACGCGGTTCTCTCTACCGGCTGATTACTCCGGAGAACAACAGCGAGCAATCCGTCACGGAGACTGTTTCACGTGATGGCAAACAAGCTGTCACGTTTGCCTTCCTTCATTCCAGCCGCGAGCTTTATCCATTTCCGCTCCTTCAGCTCCGCGGACTCGAAGAGAACGCAACCTACACCCTATCCATGATCGCCGGAGACGTTGGCGACGGAACGCCCACCACCGCTTCCGGCTCGTACTGGATGAATCATGGGCTTGATCTCAAACTCCGCGGCGATTTTCAGGCGCTGGCATTCACCTTGACCCGCACGAAGTAA
- a CDS encoding alpha-galactosidase D, with protein sequence MKSRLLLASALIACVTGTHAQVNGVGQRPYLGWSTYSQQTITPTQTFLTQDSIIAQSDALRQSGLQPHGYIYINVDAGWTGTSDAYGRTLFDTTRFPDVVAMIQHIHANGQKFGMYLNPGVGTDQVAANKPILGSPYHLQDIIVKPATIANAFGGGDKIDYAKPGAQEYINSIVDLYASWGADFIKLDAVTPGSYNDNTNIDNRPDVAAFSKAIAQNRRPIWLTISWALDQDYIADWQATSNSRRIEGDVECEGDCPFLTEWNRIQVRFLDLPSWESAAGPTLGWNDLDSLEIGNDATDGITPQEQQTSMSFWAMANAPLYIGGDLTKMSATGKKILGNDEVIAVDQSGHPAQQIRAGFTPIWASNLGNGEYYVALFNLNAAPTRVTLPWSNLGFAATLTTRDLWSHTELGPSLLEYSAILPGHGVRLLKVRSVFNVPPSKSTSYEAYLATLTGSAQVADCPLCSEGKKVGYIGLGPNNNVFFDDVKVDRDGVYNMEVDSATLGTRSYIINVNGDPAITLNSSGGSGNIPSKLTIPVKLKKGDNSIEFGNPISYPPDLDRIVISGNGTAPYPETQTYEAELATLGGSASAGFNGNASGLAKAGNIGGGVGNSVTFSDVEVQSAGTYNLEIDYFTQGPRSFFVTINDQPAKELDLNGYSFGTPTSTVIQVQLTAGKNQIVFDNPSNYAPDLDSITISPLTF encoded by the coding sequence GTGAAATCTCGCCTCTTACTTGCCTCAGCGCTCATAGCCTGCGTAACCGGAACTCACGCGCAGGTGAATGGAGTGGGCCAACGACCGTATCTCGGTTGGAGCACCTATAGCCAACAGACAATCACTCCCACCCAGACCTTCCTCACCCAGGACAGCATCATCGCGCAGTCCGACGCTCTGCGGCAGTCCGGCCTGCAGCCGCACGGATACATCTATATCAACGTCGATGCCGGCTGGACCGGTACTTCAGACGCCTATGGCCGTACGCTGTTCGACACGACACGCTTCCCCGACGTCGTCGCGATGATCCAGCATATTCATGCCAACGGGCAGAAGTTCGGCATGTACCTGAACCCTGGCGTCGGCACCGATCAGGTAGCAGCCAATAAGCCAATCCTCGGTAGCCCTTACCACCTCCAGGACATCATCGTGAAGCCGGCGACCATCGCCAACGCCTTCGGCGGAGGCGACAAGATCGACTACGCCAAGCCCGGAGCGCAGGAGTACATCAACTCCATCGTCGACCTCTATGCCTCGTGGGGTGCGGACTTCATAAAACTCGACGCTGTTACGCCAGGCTCCTATAACGACAACACCAACATTGACAATCGCCCCGACGTGGCTGCATTTTCAAAGGCAATTGCGCAGAACAGACGGCCAATCTGGCTGACAATATCCTGGGCGCTCGATCAGGATTACATCGCAGACTGGCAGGCGACCAGTAACTCCAGGCGCATCGAAGGCGACGTGGAGTGCGAGGGAGATTGCCCCTTTCTGACAGAGTGGAATCGCATCCAAGTCCGCTTCCTCGACCTTCCCAGCTGGGAATCAGCCGCGGGACCTACCCTCGGATGGAACGACCTTGACTCCCTTGAGATCGGTAACGACGCGACCGATGGCATCACTCCCCAGGAGCAGCAGACGTCGATGAGCTTCTGGGCTATGGCCAACGCACCGCTCTACATCGGGGGCGACCTGACGAAGATGTCAGCGACAGGTAAGAAGATTCTGGGCAACGACGAGGTGATAGCTGTCGACCAGTCGGGCCATCCCGCGCAACAGATCCGCGCAGGCTTCACGCCAATCTGGGCTTCGAATCTGGGCAATGGCGAATATTACGTCGCTCTCTTCAACCTGAACGCCGCACCTACTCGCGTGACCCTGCCCTGGAGCAATCTTGGCTTCGCCGCCACGCTTACCACGCGAGACCTGTGGAGCCACACAGAGCTCGGACCCTCGCTGCTTGAATACTCGGCCATTCTCCCGGGCCATGGCGTTCGCCTGCTAAAGGTGCGTAGTGTCTTCAACGTCCCTCCATCTAAGTCAACCAGCTATGAGGCTTATCTGGCCACGCTCACCGGTTCGGCCCAGGTCGCCGATTGTCCCTTGTGCTCGGAGGGCAAGAAGGTTGGTTACATCGGTCTCGGCCCGAACAACAACGTTTTCTTCGACGACGTAAAGGTCGATCGCGACGGCGTCTACAACATGGAAGTCGATTCGGCTACGCTGGGCACCCGCTCTTACATCATCAACGTCAACGGAGACCCCGCAATCACGCTCAACTCCAGCGGTGGAAGCGGCAACATTCCTTCCAAGCTGACCATTCCCGTGAAGTTGAAAAAAGGCGACAACAGTATCGAGTTCGGAAACCCGATCAGTTATCCTCCCGATCTCGACCGTATCGTGATCAGTGGAAACGGAACCGCGCCGTATCCTGAGACGCAGACCTACGAAGCGGAACTGGCAACGCTCGGTGGCTCTGCAAGCGCAGGGTTCAACGGCAATGCCTCCGGGCTGGCCAAGGCCGGAAACATCGGCGGAGGGGTCGGAAACAGTGTGACCTTCTCTGATGTCGAGGTGCAATCCGCTGGCACCTACAATCTTGAAATCGACTATTTCACGCAAGGGCCACGATCGTTCTTCGTCACCATAAACGATCAGCCGGCCAAAGAGCTCGACCTCAATGGATACAGCTTTGGCACGCCGACGAGCACTGTTATCCAGGTACAGCTTACGGCTGGCAAGAATCAGATCGTGTTCGATAACCCGTCGAACTACGCACCCGATTTGGACTCAATCACCATTTCGCCGCTAACCTTCTAG
- a CDS encoding glycoside hydrolase family 95 protein — translation MSIDRRSFMQGSLALVALQHTSAGLSEKVSTAIAEELWYKQPAKRWLEALPVGNGRLGGMVFGGIQNERIALSDSTAWSGAPATGEVNPGALPHLREIRELFFAGKYDEAQALCSKYLPGRMKNFGTNLPLPDLQLTFEHVDQPVEYRRSLNLDDAIAAVRFQCGGVQFMREIFATHADGVIAVQLTASQRGAISFRMTFSQGEIPNTTSTEGQDTVVLKGSCFEHKHSSGHDGVAIQIRAQVLARGGTTSAMGQGITVSGADAVTILLATGTSFRGDNPEKTSREVLRRATAKSFAQLRQAHLEDYRPLYRRTSLDLGTSSESTRLQPTDARRKALENGGDDPELVALFFQYGRYLTIAGSRADSVLPLALQGIWNDGLASGMGWTDDFHLDINTQQNYWPTEVCNLSECHAPLFGLIEGLASAGKATAREMYGSPGWVAHTVTNPWGYTAPGGIGWGIVVTAGLWIATQMWQHYEFTRDAEFLRTRAYPVLREAAEFFLAYMVEEPKHGWLVTGPSDSPENWYITPSGQHASESMGNTMDRVFVHALFSMVVEACATLSIDADLRSRAEAARAKLPSLQIGRHGQLQEWMEDFEDADPNHRHTAHLTSLYPEHQISPRNTPALARATEVTIQRRMSAPHWEQSEWGRANLVVYYARLLKGEEAHRYLVSLIAKAADDNLMTYSSAGVAGADSNIFAIDGNTAGSAGIAEMLLQSQEGEIELLPALPTPWRNGAFRGLCARGGYVVAVKWRDGKLSSATIGARRSGSVPVRYRDRITQIHLQAGQQVRLRPENFLDQAPGASDSPTQT, via the coding sequence TTGAGTATCGACAGACGCAGCTTCATGCAAGGTAGTCTGGCGCTGGTTGCCCTGCAGCACACGTCCGCAGGCCTTTCGGAGAAGGTTTCAACGGCAATTGCCGAAGAACTCTGGTACAAGCAGCCGGCAAAGCGCTGGCTCGAGGCGCTGCCTGTTGGCAACGGCCGCCTTGGAGGTATGGTCTTCGGCGGCATCCAGAACGAGAGGATTGCGTTGTCAGATTCGACAGCGTGGTCCGGCGCCCCCGCAACAGGGGAGGTCAATCCAGGAGCGCTCCCGCACCTGCGCGAGATACGTGAGCTCTTCTTCGCAGGCAAGTACGATGAGGCGCAAGCGCTATGTAGCAAGTACCTTCCCGGCCGCATGAAGAACTTCGGTACGAACCTGCCGCTGCCGGATCTGCAGCTTACATTCGAGCACGTTGACCAGCCGGTGGAATACAGACGATCGCTCAACCTGGACGACGCTATCGCAGCGGTTCGGTTTCAATGCGGCGGCGTCCAATTCATGCGCGAAATCTTCGCAACCCATGCTGACGGTGTAATCGCAGTACAGCTGACCGCCAGCCAACGAGGGGCGATCTCCTTTCGCATGACCTTCAGTCAAGGCGAGATCCCAAATACGACAAGCACAGAGGGTCAGGACACAGTAGTACTCAAGGGAAGCTGCTTCGAGCATAAGCACAGCAGCGGCCATGACGGGGTGGCAATCCAGATTCGAGCCCAGGTGCTTGCTCGGGGGGGTACGACGTCCGCGATGGGACAGGGCATCACTGTTTCCGGCGCGGATGCTGTGACGATTCTGCTGGCCACTGGCACGAGCTTTCGCGGAGACAACCCAGAGAAGACATCGCGAGAGGTTCTACGAAGAGCCACAGCTAAGTCGTTCGCGCAACTTCGCCAGGCGCACCTTGAGGACTACCGCCCGCTGTATCGCCGCACGTCGTTGGACCTTGGTACAAGCTCCGAGAGCACGCGGCTGCAGCCAACAGACGCACGCCGCAAGGCTCTTGAGAACGGCGGCGACGACCCGGAGCTTGTTGCTCTTTTCTTCCAGTACGGGCGCTATCTCACGATTGCGGGTTCTCGCGCGGACTCTGTTCTCCCACTTGCATTGCAGGGTATCTGGAACGATGGGCTCGCCAGCGGCATGGGGTGGACCGACGATTTCCATCTTGACATCAACACCCAACAGAACTACTGGCCCACAGAGGTCTGCAACCTTTCGGAGTGTCATGCTCCGCTGTTCGGGCTTATCGAAGGTCTTGCCTCTGCGGGAAAGGCGACTGCAAGGGAGATGTACGGCTCACCCGGCTGGGTCGCGCATACGGTCACCAACCCGTGGGGCTACACCGCACCGGGCGGCATAGGGTGGGGCATCGTGGTGACGGCCGGCCTTTGGATAGCCACGCAGATGTGGCAACACTATGAGTTCACGCGCGACGCAGAATTTCTCCGCACCCGGGCGTATCCGGTACTCCGTGAAGCCGCCGAGTTTTTTCTTGCCTACATGGTGGAAGAGCCGAAACATGGCTGGCTTGTGACTGGACCGTCCGACTCACCAGAAAACTGGTACATCACTCCGTCCGGACAACACGCCTCGGAATCGATGGGAAATACGATGGACCGCGTATTCGTCCACGCCTTGTTCAGTATGGTCGTGGAGGCCTGCGCTACGTTATCGATCGACGCCGACCTGCGCTCGCGGGCGGAGGCAGCTCGTGCGAAGCTGCCGTCATTGCAGATAGGCCGGCATGGGCAATTGCAGGAGTGGATGGAAGACTTTGAGGATGCCGATCCGAACCATCGGCACACCGCGCATCTCACGTCGCTCTATCCCGAGCATCAGATCTCGCCGCGCAACACTCCTGCGCTGGCCCGTGCAACCGAAGTCACGATCCAGCGTCGGATGAGCGCTCCGCACTGGGAGCAGAGCGAGTGGGGCCGAGCGAACTTGGTGGTCTACTACGCACGATTGTTAAAAGGCGAAGAGGCTCACCGGTATCTCGTAAGCCTCATCGCGAAGGCAGCGGACGACAATTTAATGACCTACTCCAGCGCGGGTGTGGCCGGAGCCGATTCGAACATCTTTGCTATTGACGGTAACACTGCTGGAAGCGCCGGGATTGCCGAGATGCTGCTGCAGTCTCAAGAGGGCGAGATCGAGTTACTACCTGCGCTGCCAACACCGTGGAGAAATGGAGCCTTTCGTGGTCTCTGCGCACGAGGTGGTTATGTGGTCGCTGTGAAATGGCGCGACGGCAAACTTAGCTCAGCTACGATCGGCGCGAGACGAAGCGGGTCAGTCCCCGTCCGCTATCGCGACCGAATCACTCAAATTCATTTGCAAGCCGGTCAACAGGTCCGATTGCGGCCGGAGAACTTCCTCGATCAAGCGCCCGGCGCCTCCGACTCTCCCACCCAAACGTAG
- a CDS encoding LacI family DNA-binding transcriptional regulator codes for MRQKAEKSGPKKPATMRDVASHAGVSVATVSRALDGSSLVTEETALVVRRAVAKLNFVPNISARTLKYGQSHAIGVIVPDLTNPFFSEFLREFEALASANGQVVLLANAEASVGGALTSVRQLLMRLVDGVVVLPSLDELEPYQLLTLRKVPTVAIDSRRTGPSFSDVSLMHEEGMRQAVGYLKDLGHQKIAFIGGSPGLMISKLRLDAFQASLKMHGITVRHEYVRHGNYRADGGDRELRNLMLLAERPTAVIGVNDLTALGALRAARTLNISVPGEVSVVGFDGIELDDLVSPSLTTMSVSRKLIAQSCHGALEEMRLGRGGSGRQLYIPVELIVRQSTGRPLRKTTKH; via the coding sequence ATGCGCCAGAAGGCCGAGAAATCAGGTCCTAAAAAGCCTGCGACAATGCGTGATGTGGCAAGCCACGCAGGAGTTTCAGTAGCCACGGTCTCGCGCGCCTTGGACGGCTCTTCGCTGGTGACAGAGGAGACCGCGCTCGTGGTGCGACGCGCCGTAGCGAAACTTAATTTTGTCCCAAACATTTCGGCGCGCACATTAAAGTATGGGCAGAGTCATGCTATCGGTGTCATTGTTCCGGACCTGACCAACCCATTCTTTTCAGAATTTCTTCGGGAATTTGAGGCGCTAGCCTCAGCCAACGGGCAGGTTGTTCTGCTGGCGAACGCAGAGGCCAGTGTTGGTGGGGCTCTTACGTCGGTCCGTCAATTACTAATGAGACTTGTCGACGGCGTTGTGGTTCTACCATCGCTCGACGAACTGGAGCCCTATCAATTGCTGACGCTTCGCAAGGTTCCTACGGTGGCCATTGATAGCCGTCGAACCGGCCCAAGCTTCAGTGACGTGAGTTTGATGCATGAGGAGGGAATGAGGCAAGCGGTCGGCTATTTGAAGGACCTTGGACACCAAAAGATCGCTTTCATCGGCGGTTCGCCGGGGCTCATGATCTCGAAGTTGAGATTGGATGCCTTTCAAGCCTCGCTAAAGATGCACGGAATTACAGTCCGCCATGAGTATGTCCGCCATGGAAACTATCGTGCTGACGGAGGAGATCGTGAGTTGCGCAACCTTATGCTCCTGGCCGAAAGGCCAACTGCAGTCATTGGAGTCAATGATTTGACTGCGCTGGGAGCTCTTCGGGCAGCACGTACACTGAACATCTCTGTCCCAGGTGAGGTCTCCGTAGTCGGGTTCGATGGCATCGAACTGGATGACCTGGTATCGCCGAGTCTGACAACAATGAGCGTTTCTCGCAAGCTCATCGCCCAAAGCTGTCACGGAGCTTTAGAGGAGATGCGCCTCGGGCGAGGCGGTTCCGGCAGACAGCTCTACATTCCTGTTGAACTTATCGTTCGTCAATCGACAGGCCGTCCACTCCGTAAAACGACGAAGCATTAA
- a CDS encoding SGNH/GDSL hydrolase family protein codes for MHVSTRLRNLTHNGNRKAIYWSIAIAALLTGATLLAQAQRQTSIPEEIEWTWEVRPLRADPALPNVLLLGDSITRNYFPEVTKDLKGAANVYLMAVSTSVGDPRLPRQIEEFAAMEHVVFQVVHFNNGMHGWDYTEAQYKAALPDLLHSVEQIASNHHAMIWATITPVQIQAFNGATNERINERNRIALALFSSAGITIDDQHALMMRHLDTYEDTVHFGPAGAVFMGDQAAETIRAALRK; via the coding sequence TTGCACGTATCCACGCGTCTGCGCAACCTGACTCATAATGGCAACCGCAAAGCTATTTACTGGTCCATTGCGATAGCAGCGTTGCTCACCGGAGCGACGCTGCTTGCCCAGGCTCAGAGACAGACTTCCATTCCGGAAGAGATTGAGTGGACGTGGGAGGTGCGGCCACTGCGCGCAGATCCGGCTCTTCCAAACGTGCTGCTGCTCGGAGATTCCATCACGCGTAACTATTTTCCTGAAGTTACGAAGGACTTGAAAGGGGCCGCGAATGTCTATCTCATGGCCGTGTCCACCTCAGTGGGGGATCCGCGACTTCCGCGACAAATTGAGGAGTTCGCAGCCATGGAGCATGTCGTTTTCCAAGTGGTTCATTTCAACAACGGTATGCATGGATGGGACTACACAGAGGCGCAGTACAAGGCTGCGTTGCCTGATCTGCTGCACAGCGTTGAGCAGATCGCTTCGAATCATCATGCAATGATCTGGGCGACGATCACGCCCGTGCAGATCCAAGCTTTCAATGGCGCCACGAATGAGCGAATCAACGAGCGGAACCGGATTGCCCTCGCGTTGTTCTCTTCGGCTGGGATCACGATTGATGACCAGCACGCGCTCATGATGAGGCATCTGGACACCTACGAGGACACAGTACATTTTGGACCCGCAGGCGCGGTCTTCATGGGTGATCAGGCCGCCGAAACGATTCGCGCGGCCCTGCGGAAGTGA